The following are encoded together in the Salvia hispanica cultivar TCC Black 2014 chromosome 6, UniMelb_Shisp_WGS_1.0, whole genome shotgun sequence genome:
- the LOC125195903 gene encoding PLASMODESMATA CALLOSE-BINDING PROTEIN 3-like, with the protein MAAEAVFGVVLLLSAAAAVAAGNWCVVRSDASEQALQTALDYACSAGADCSPIQPNGLCFLPNTLQAHASYAFNSYYQRKNNAPDSCSFASTSTIARTDPSYGSCVYPSSASSAGGGVSSGITSTTPTSITTPSSTTPPSGATPLYGSGAGLTPGTGTGTGPVIPDAPMSKGSKILLQQTASSPLIILLGFMVICQII; encoded by the exons ATGGCAGCAGAAGCGGTGTTCGGAGTGGTGCTCCTGCtctcggcggcggcggcggtggcggcgggaAACTGGTGCGTGGTGAGGAGCGACGCGAGCGAGCAGGCGCTGCAGACGGCTCTGGACTATGCATGCAGCGCTGGAGCTGACTGCTCGCCCATTCAGCCGAATGGGCTTTGCTTTCTGCCTAATACGCTGCAGGCTCATGCGTCCTACGCTTTCAACAGCTATTATCAGCGCAAGAACAATGCTCCCGACTCTTGCTCTTTTGCTTCCACTTCTACCATCGCCAGAACTGATCCAA GCTATGGATCTTGTGTTTACCCATCATCTGCAAG TTCTGCCGGAGGAGGAGTCTCATCAGGAATAACATCCACAACACCCACAAGCATAACCACTCCAAGTTCAACCACACCACCCTCAGGAGCCACACCTCTATACGGAAGTGGAGCCGGACTAACACCAGGGACAGGCACGGGGACAGGGCCAGTTATCCCCGACGCCCCCATGTCTAAGGGGTCCAAAATCTTACTGCAGCAAACAGCCTCGTCTCCTCTGATCATCTTGCTCGGTTTCATGGTTATTTGCCAGATAATTTAG
- the LOC125195902 gene encoding purple acid phosphatase 15 gives MAPQIGKMVVAVFILLFLELIQIHCKIPTTLDGPFDPVTVSLDENFRGNAIDLPDSDPRVQRDVSGFEPEQISVSLSSTHDSVWISWITGEFQIGDNIKPLNPKSIASVVYYGKLRFPMHRIATGESEVYSQLYPFKGLKNYTSGVIHHVRLTGLDPDSQYHYKCGDPSIQAMSRILHFRTMPVSSKHSYPGRVAVVGDLGLTYNSTSTIDHVTRNSPDLILMVGDLCYANLYLTNGTGSDCYSCSFPNTPIHETYQPRWDYWGRFMQPLISRIPIMMVQGNHEIEEQIHGQTFTSFTSRFAFPHKESGSSSPFYYSFNAGGIHFVVLGGYAAYGKTDDQYKWLQRDLAHVNRDVTPWLVATWHPPWYTTYTAHYREVECMRVSMEELLYKYGVDIVFNGHVHAYERSNRVYNYTLDPCGPVHLSVGDGGNREKMATIHADEHGNCPEPSTTPDDFMGGFCAQNFTSGPAAGKFCWDRQPEYSAYREASFGHGILEVKNETHALWSWHRNKDMYNETGDQIYIVRQPERCPVEPQVIKLWGTEHLNSASFFDSIN, from the exons ATGGCCCCGCAAATAGGGAAAATGGTGGTTGCCGTTttcattcttcttttcttggaattaattcaaattcattgcaAAATTCCCACAACCCTCGATGGGCCCTTTGATCCTGTCACTGTTTCATTGGATGAGAATTTCAGGGGGAATGCTATTGATTTGCCTGATTCTGACCCCAGAGTGCAAAGGGATGTCTCAGGTTTCGAACCTGAACAAATTTcggtctctctctcttccactCACGATTCTGTCTGGATTTCTTGGATTACAG GGGAATTTCAGATTGGTGACAACATCAAACCGTTGAATCCGAAGAGTATTGCCAGTGTGGTTTACTATGGGAAGCTAAGATTTCCTATGCATCGCATAGCTACCGGAGAATCTGAAGTCTACAGCCAGCTTTATCCCTTCAAAGGACTCAAGAACTACACTTCCGGAGTCATTCATCATGTCCGTCTCACAG GTTTGGATCCTGATTCTCAATACCACTACAAGTGTGGTGATCCTTCAATACAGGCCATGAGCCGTATCCTACATTTTAGGACAATGCCAGTTTCCAGTAAACATAGCTATCCTGGTAGAGTAGCTGTGGTTGGAGACCTTGGTCTCACATACAACTCCACTTCCACGATTGATCATGTAACGAGAAACAGTCCTGATCTAATTCTGATGGTTGGAGATCTGTGCTATGCTAACTTGTATCTTACCAATGGCACTGGTTCTGATTGCTATTCATGCTCGTTTCCAAATACTCCTATACATGAGACTTATCAGCCCCGGTGGGATTATTGGGGAAG ATTTATGCAGCCACTGATATCTAGAATTCCAATAATGATGGTGCAAGGGAACCATGAAATAGAAGAACAAATCCACGGCCAGACTTTTACTTCCTTCACTTCTCGATTTGCTTTCCCACATAAAGAAAGTGGCTCTTCTTCCCCATTCTATTATTCGTTCAACGCAGGAGGCATACATTTTGTCGTTCTAGGTGGATATGCTGCCTACGGCAAGACAG ATGATCAATACAAATGGTTGCAAAGGGATCTAGCTCATGTGAACCGAGATGTTACTCCGTGGTTAGTCGCTACATGGCATCCTCCCTGGTACACCACTTACACGGCACACTACCGGGAAGTTGAATGCATGAGGGTATCCATGGAAGAGTTACTGTACAAGTATGGTGTCGACATAGTCTTCAACGGCCAC GTACATGCATATGAGAGGTCAAACAGAGTGTACAACTACACTCTTGATCCATGTGGTCCTGTCCACCTCTCAGTTGGCGATGGGggaaatagagagaaaatggCAACGATACATGCTGACGAGCATGGCAACTGCCCAGAGCCCTCCACCACGCCCGATGACTTCATGGGGGGATTCTGTGCACAAAATTTTACATCTGGACCAGCTGCTGGGAAGTTCTGTTGGGACCGACAACCTGAGTATAGTGCTTACAGAGAAGCCAGCTTCGGCCATGGAATTCTCGAG GTGAAGAATGAGACACATGCTCTGTGGTCGTGGCATCGCAATAAAGACATGTACAACGAAACTGGTGATCAGATTTACATTGTAAGGCAACCTGAGAGATGTCCAGTTGAACCCCAGGTAATCAAACTCTGGGGAACTGAACATTTGAACAGTGCATCTTTTTTTGATtctattaattga